DNA sequence from the Oceanipulchritudo coccoides genome:
CTGGCAGCCATCAACAATGTACGAGCAGCCGGTATTCCGGTCATCGTCATCCTCGTTTCGGGCCGACCGATGTACATCGAGTCCCACCTTCCAAACTGGGACGCCTTCATCGCCGCATGGCTCCCCGGCACGGAGGGACAAGGTGTGGCGGATGTCCTTTTCGGGGATGTATTCTCCACCGGTACCCTTTCCCATTCATGGCCCAAGGATTTTTCCGTCCCCGTAAATTTCGGGGACGCCGGATATGATCCGCTCTTCCCTTTCGGATTCAGCATTTATGTCGAGGGGGATATGGACGGCGATAACATGACCGACCTCTGGGAAGTCAGGAACGCCTTTGATCCCTACGACGACGGCACCCTCTATCCACTCCTGGGTCCTGCCGGAAATCCGGATGGCGATATCGGTGACAACCTCTATGAATTTGAATCCGGAACTGATCCACACTCGGCCAGCTCGGTCTTCAAGGTGATGAGTTTCCAAGTCGATTCAGCCGCCCCTCAGGACAATGCCCAAGTGACCGTAACCACAGTACCCGGCTACATTTACACAATCGAGTACAACGACGGTGATCTGGAGAATCCTTCCAGCTGGAATGCCTTCACCAACCAGGATAACGGAATCGGGACGTGGTTGGAGACCAGCGCAACCGAATCAACTTTCACCTTCATCGATGATTTCACACCTGACACAAGCGGTTCCGGCACCCTCACCAAGCGGTTTTACCGGGTCTTGACCGCTCTCAATGTTGTCACCCCGCCACCTCCACCACCCACTCCGTCAATTGAAATTCCGGGCAGGGTCGAGGCGGAAGACTTCACGAGCCAGTCCGGTGTCCAGACAGAAACAACCACGGATACTGGGGGCGGCCTGAATGTCGGGTATATGGCGAACGGTGACTGGATGGAGTATGTTCTCAATTCCCCTGCAGCCGGCACCTACTCAATCGATATAAGGATCGCCAACAATTCAGGCATCACAGGCAGCCTCAGCTTTTCGGCCGATGGAAATTCCATCACCTCCCCCGGTATTTCCCCAACGGGCGGGTGGCAGTCATGGAGCACGATGACCGCCGGTCAGATTGCTCTTCCTGAAGGCCTCGTCACCCTTCGCGTGACGGTCAACTCCCCAGGCGGTGATGCCATGAACCTCAACTGGATGGAGTTTACTCTGGTCCCCTGAACCGCGTAACGGCGGTTACAGTATCGATTAATTAAGGGCTTGAGCAAAGCGCCGCTGCTGCCAGGTCGCGCCAACCAGTGCGCCGGCGGCATTAAACATCAGGTCAAAGCCCATGTTATAGATATCCCCGACCCCGGTTTCCTCGAGGTTTATATACGCGATAAACTCAATGATCTCATTGACCGCACTCAGACCAAGGCTTCCCATCGTGGCAAAGAAAATGAGCATTCCCGGGTGAACTCCGGCAATGCTGCGCTTGCCAATCATCTGGTGCATCGCAATGGCCGCTGTCATGAATCCGTAGAAATGGATGACCTGGTCCATTTTCAGAATGAAGAAGTCTCCCCCGTGGTCGATGAAGGGATAAATCTTCCAGCCGTAAAGGACCGTATCCCCCACCGGCAACAGACCACCCAGCATGTGGAAGAACCCCCATATCGAGAGCATCCACAGCACCATCTTGTCCAGGCCGGATTTCGAGGCGGTGCCAAGGATCAACAGCCCGATGAACAACGTCACCCCAAGGTAGGCCATGAATTCAAAATTGCCACGGGCTGAATAAAATCCCGCCGCTACCGCGAGGTAGAGCACATTGAATAGGATCAGCCACCGGTATTCCTGAATTATCGTTTTCATGTCTTAACCCCTGTTCTTCGATTCAATAAAGCGCTGCATCGCCTCCAAGGTCTCCCGGCCCACATGGTGCTCAATTCCCTCCGCGTCCGCTTGCGCGCGCTCCTCGGAGACGCCGAGTGCCAAAAGAAAATCCTGCACCAGCTGGTGGCGCTCCCGGCTCGCCTTGGCCATCGCAGCCCCCTTGCGCGTCAGCTTGATCGATTTATAGGGCGCCTTTGTCACCAGCTTCTGCTCCTGCAGCCGTTCCACCGTCCGGATCACCGTCACGTGGGCCACCCCGAAATGCCGCGCCAGGTCCGTCACCTTCGCTTCCCCACGCTCCTCAATCAGGTCGGATATCGCCTCCACATAATCCTCCGTCACCTCCAGCGCGTTTTGCCGCCGTGTCCGTTCGTGTTGCTTCGCCCGCTCCTCGTCTCGTTCGATCGCTCCCATCCCCCAAATCTTCCCCCTCCTCGCCTTCTTGGCAAGCCATGTCAGCCCCTTTCTTGAATTCCCGCTTGCCATCCCCATAAATGTAGCCAATGCTACAAATAAGGATGAAGAAAGGATTATTCAAACGGGAAGAAGCGGCGGCCTTGCGGGCTGAGCATTTTCTGAAGCGAGCGTCCTCGATGTGGAAGGCGGGGGACGATATTGACCTGCGGAAGACATCGGCGGACCTGGAGCTTACGCTGGATGAGGTATTACCGATTCTGCCATTAATGGAACAGGCTGGCTACATGGAATCGGCGGGCGAGCAATGGCGGTTGACGCAGGCCGGCTGGGAGCATGGGCGGAACCTTTTGAGGGCACACCGCGTGTACGAGAGTTATCTGGCGGAGGAAACGGGATTGCATCCCGGGGAGTGGCATGAAGAGGCGGACCGGGCGGAGCACGAATTGGACCCTGAGACGGTCAACAAGATGGCCCAGGCGCTGAACCGTCCCCGTTATGATCCGCACGGGGACGCGATCCCGACCCGGTGGCTGGACATGCCCGAGCAGGAGGGTCAGCTCCTCACGCGTGTGGAAAAGGATGGATTTTACCGTATCAATCACATTGAAGACGAGCCGAGGGAACCCTTCGAGCACTTGATACAAACCGGCATGGTTCCCGGGCTGATGATTGAGGTCCAGATTCTGACAGGAGGAAGATTCCTCGTAAAGTGGGCGGGACAGGAGACCGTTCTGGACTCGGCTAGTGCGGCGGCCCTCCTCGTAACAGAATGTGATCCAGAGACAGGGAAAGGCTTGCCCGGTGGAGTACTCGAGGACACGGCGGACGGTGCGGGCGTGACTATTCATTCGCTTTCCCCTGCAATCCGCGGATTGGAGCGGAGGCGCCTACTTGATCTCGGGTTTGTTCCCGGGAGCACGGTTGTCCGTGAAGGAAGTGGCCCCTTCAGTGGACCCGCCCGATTCAGGGTGCGGGGGACAATACAGGCCCTGCGGCCCGAACAGACCCGGAACATATTCATTCAGGAAGAAAACGCATAAGATAATGTCTCAAACAATTTCAGAACACACTCCCACGGAAGCCTGTGAGCGCTGCCCGGTCTGGCGTCCGGGCGCGCTGAAGCGCCTTGGCCTGAACATGGACAAGTGGGACTATGTCGTGGCCCTTGCCGGAAATCCGAACACCGGCAAAAGCACCGTCTTCAACGCCTTGACCGGCTTGCACCAGCATACGGGCAATTGGCCCGGGAAAACCATTTCCCGGGCGGAAGGCGGGTTCTCGTACTCGGAAAAGAACTACAAGATTGTTGATTTGCCGGGCACATATTCCCTGCGTTCCACATCCACTGACGAGGAGGTGGCGCGTGAATTCATCCTTTTCGGGCAACCGGACGTCACCGTCGTGGTGTGCGATGCCACCTCCCTTGAGCGCAATCTCAACCTGCTCCTGCAAGTGAGGCAGATCACAGGCCGGGTGGTCGTCGCCCTGAACCTGATGGATGAGGCGCGTTCGCAGAAAATCGAGATTGATACAAGAAACCTTGCCCGCGAGCTGGGTGTGCCGGTTGTTCCGATGGTTGCCAGAAGCAAGGAAGGGCTTCCAGAGCTGCTCAAAAGTATCCATGAAATGGCTACAGGTATGAACACCCCGAAGCCGCGCACAGCATCCATCCAGGATCCTTCGTTGGCCAAGGCCTTGAAGGAGGTCAAGGTCCTCCTCCGCGGGCACACACTTGCCCCATCGAATGAGGACTGGATCGCCCTTCGTCTTCTGGAAGGGGATTCCTCGATGGAGACCGCCCTCCGCGACGGGACCCTTGGCAGCCTGAGCGAGGACCATGCTGGCTCATTCCTGGAAAGTGAGGCCAGAAAGGAGCACGGTCCAAAGGCGCTTGAAAACAGCGAGGAACTTTTGAAATCCATTGAGGGCCTGCGCTGGGAGGTACACGGCAATAGCTATGATGCCATTGTGGAATCCCTCTACGCGGAAGCTGAGGGCCTTGCCAGCCGGTATGTCCAGCGGCATGGCCACGCCGAGGGCGCTGGCTGGCGAACACGGCTCGACGCCATCCTCACCGGCAAGTGGACCGGGCTCCCGGTCATGGCCCTGATGCTGCTTGTCGTTTTATGGCTGACGATTGCCGGGGCGAACGTCCCTTCCGGGATGCTGGCCACGCTCCTGATTGATCACGGGCATGCTCTTCTCAAGGATTTCTCCACCATGATCGGCCTCCCGTGGTGGCTGGACGGACTCCTGGTTGATGGGATGTATCTCACACTGGCCTGGGTGGTCAGCGTAATGCTTCCGCCCATGGCGATTTTCTTCCCGCTTTTTACCCTGTTGGAAGATTTCGGATACCTTCCACGAGTTGCCTACAACCTTGATGGCCTTTTTAAACGGTCGGGAGCGCATGGAAAGCAATCGTTGAGCATGGCGATGGGATTTGGTTGCAATGCTGCAGGGATTATCGCGACCCGGATTATCGATTCCCCTCGCGAGCGCTTGATTGCTATTTTGACAAACAACTTTGCCCTGTGCAATGGCCGATGGCCGACGCAAATCCTCATCGGAACAATCTTTATCGGGGCTCTGGCCCCAGCTGGCATTGCCAGCCTTGTTGCCGCTGGGTCGGTCTTTGCGATCGCATCCCTTGGAATTATCCTGACCTTTGTGGTCTCGTTCGGACTCTCAAAAACGCTCCTCAGGGGAGAGGCATCCGCATTCACATTGGAGCTCCCCCCTTACCGGCCGCCGAATATCCTGAGAACCCTTTACACCTCTCTGATCGACCGTACGGTCTTTGTCCTCTGGCGGGCAATTGTTTTTGCAGTGCCTGCGGGGATCATCATTTGGAGCATTTGCAATATCAACATCGGCGATCTCTCGGTTGCGGAGTGGTCCCTTCAGGTGCTGGACCCCATTGCCTGGCCGCTCGGGCTGACTGGCGTCATCCTTCTGGCCTATGTCGTGGCCATTCCGGCGAACGAAATTGTCATTCCGACAATTCTCATGCTGACGGTGATGGCGACCGGGATGAGTGTCGAGGAAGCGTCTGGAGCCGGTGTCATGTTTGAGACAGATGATTCAGGGGTCCTCTATCCCCTTCTGAAAGCAGGAGGCTGGACCACATTGACGGCGATCTGCCTGATGCTATTCAGCTTGTGCCACAATCCGTGTTCCACGACCCTGTACACGATCTACAAGGAAACGGGCAGTCTTAAGTGGACAACCTGGTCAGCAGTCATCCCGACGGTCATGGGCATTGTTATCTGCCTTGTTGTAGCGACCCTGTGGAGACTCGTCGTATAGCTTGCGCCTGCAAAATGAATCCTCATTAAGGATTCATGAAAATGAAGAAACGATCCCTGAAGAAGTACGTTATCTTCCCCTGTTGTATCCTGATCTTTGGGGTTATTGAGGAACTGGCGACCTACATGTCGGAACTGATTCCCAATGATCATGTCCGCGTTTCTTCACTGATGGTTTTTTTCGCCTTCGGCATTTCCATCATTGCCTATGTATTCACCCCGATGATCGAGCGGTTTTTCTTTCGGCTTCACGCCGTTTCAAAATTCGGTGCGGGACGATTGGGCGATACCTTTTTCGTCCTGATCTTGCTGAGCCTCGTCTATTTTCTGTGGTATGTAGTTCTTGTCCACGGTCCGGAGAACCTCTTGCCACCGTCGTGGCGCTGAAGTCCTCAAATTGCAAGCTCGCGAACAATGGATTTGATCAGAACCTCGCGTTCGGACCCGTAGACTTTATCTTCCCTTGGATTGGCTTTGTCCAACTCCGCAACCAGGCGCGAAAATGCTTCACGTTCCTTGGAAGACCAGTTG
Encoded proteins:
- a CDS encoding DUF2238 domain-containing protein, translated to MKTIIQEYRWLILFNVLYLAVAAGFYSARGNFEFMAYLGVTLFIGLLILGTASKSGLDKMVLWMLSIWGFFHMLGGLLPVGDTVLYGWKIYPFIDHGGDFFILKMDQVIHFYGFMTAAIAMHQMIGKRSIAGVHPGMLIFFATMGSLGLSAVNEIIEFIAYINLEETGVGDIYNMGFDLMFNAAGALVGATWQQRRFAQALN
- the mntR gene encoding manganese-binding transcriptional regulator MntR yields the protein MASGNSRKGLTWLAKKARRGKIWGMGAIERDEERAKQHERTRRQNALEVTEDYVEAISDLIEERGEAKVTDLARHFGVAHVTVIRTVERLQEQKLVTKAPYKSIKLTRKGAAMAKASRERHQLVQDFLLALGVSEERAQADAEGIEHHVGRETLEAMQRFIESKNRG
- a CDS encoding DtxR family transcriptional regulator, producing MKKGLFKREEAAALRAEHFLKRASSMWKAGDDIDLRKTSADLELTLDEVLPILPLMEQAGYMESAGEQWRLTQAGWEHGRNLLRAHRVYESYLAEETGLHPGEWHEEADRAEHELDPETVNKMAQALNRPRYDPHGDAIPTRWLDMPEQEGQLLTRVEKDGFYRINHIEDEPREPFEHLIQTGMVPGLMIEVQILTGGRFLVKWAGQETVLDSASAAALLVTECDPETGKGLPGGVLEDTADGAGVTIHSLSPAIRGLERRRLLDLGFVPGSTVVREGSGPFSGPARFRVRGTIQALRPEQTRNIFIQEENA
- the feoB gene encoding ferrous iron transport protein B translates to MSQTISEHTPTEACERCPVWRPGALKRLGLNMDKWDYVVALAGNPNTGKSTVFNALTGLHQHTGNWPGKTISRAEGGFSYSEKNYKIVDLPGTYSLRSTSTDEEVAREFILFGQPDVTVVVCDATSLERNLNLLLQVRQITGRVVVALNLMDEARSQKIEIDTRNLARELGVPVVPMVARSKEGLPELLKSIHEMATGMNTPKPRTASIQDPSLAKALKEVKVLLRGHTLAPSNEDWIALRLLEGDSSMETALRDGTLGSLSEDHAGSFLESEARKEHGPKALENSEELLKSIEGLRWEVHGNSYDAIVESLYAEAEGLASRYVQRHGHAEGAGWRTRLDAILTGKWTGLPVMALMLLVVLWLTIAGANVPSGMLATLLIDHGHALLKDFSTMIGLPWWLDGLLVDGMYLTLAWVVSVMLPPMAIFFPLFTLLEDFGYLPRVAYNLDGLFKRSGAHGKQSLSMAMGFGCNAAGIIATRIIDSPRERLIAILTNNFALCNGRWPTQILIGTIFIGALAPAGIASLVAAGSVFAIASLGIILTFVVSFGLSKTLLRGEASAFTLELPPYRPPNILRTLYTSLIDRTVFVLWRAIVFAVPAGIIIWSICNINIGDLSVAEWSLQVLDPIAWPLGLTGVILLAYVVAIPANEIVIPTILMLTVMATGMSVEEASGAGVMFETDDSGVLYPLLKAGGWTTLTAICLMLFSLCHNPCSTTLYTIYKETGSLKWTTWSAVIPTVMGIVICLVVATLWRLVV